A genome region from Paenibacillus pabuli includes the following:
- a CDS encoding ankyrin repeat domain-containing protein, translating to MVKTIHAAAEAGHTDEVIRFITQGAGLNERDALGRTPLMAAVHGNKVQTVSSLIDAGADINIQDNRLDNPLLYASAEGLREIVEMAVAAGADTRLTNRFGGTALIPAADRGHVNIVEFLLTCTDVDVNHVNNLGWTALLEAVILGDGGSRHQQIVALLLQYGADREIADRDGVTPLAHARRNRYTEMERMLSKG from the coding sequence TTGGTTAAGACAATACATGCGGCTGCTGAAGCTGGACATACAGATGAGGTGATCCGGTTCATTACACAAGGTGCCGGATTGAATGAACGGGATGCGCTTGGGCGGACCCCGCTAATGGCTGCAGTGCATGGCAACAAGGTACAGACCGTTAGCAGTTTGATTGATGCCGGAGCGGACATTAACATTCAGGATAATCGATTGGATAATCCATTGTTATACGCCAGTGCGGAGGGGCTCAGGGAGATTGTTGAGATGGCCGTAGCTGCAGGGGCTGATACCAGATTAACGAATCGTTTTGGCGGGACAGCACTGATTCCTGCTGCAGATCGGGGCCATGTGAACATTGTGGAATTCCTGCTGACTTGTACGGATGTGGATGTGAACCATGTCAACAATCTCGGCTGGACAGCTCTGCTGGAGGCCGTCATTCTGGGAGACGGTGGTTCCAGACATCAGCAGATCGTGGCATTGCTGCTGCAATATGGTGCTGATAGAGAGATCGCTGATCGGGATGGCGTTACCCCGCTAGCTCATGCCAGACGGAATCGTTATACCGAAATGGAACGGATGTTATCGAAGGGCTGA
- a CDS encoding uracil/xanthine transporter gives MNRHQEHFITKYMGQTSSLVLAGIQWFFFLFTNTVVVPLSIGHNFQMTPDAIAASMQHAFLLTGAVCILQAVFGHRYAVMDGPSGLWWGLTLSLTVSASSAGMSLERIGGGLAAGFLLAGLTMMVLGRLGAAHVLQKLFTPMVKSAMLFLMTIQLTMNFFKGMIGYTEFGTFNLPVAALSVAIAFLVALIQLKGRGKLGNYSILIGIVTGWIAYSFVFPGQHAGLSGNSGGSLFTLFPWGAPTWEPGIVVTAFFVGLVNMTNSITTLSTVEKIYGTQTTDQQYKRSYVLTGLFSMLSACVGVLPFGLFASSIGFLESTRILRRAAFIIGAAMLCILGLTPSITAFFAQIPPSVGSAVLFVAYLQMFGTALRTIEGTTFNSKTIYRVALPVLTGVAVMNIPAEAFQALPIYLIPIISNGLVIGVMVSLILEKSVNWSKMESASTASKTVTSP, from the coding sequence ATGAACAGACATCAAGAGCATTTCATTACAAAATATATGGGTCAGACATCCTCGCTGGTCTTGGCGGGAATTCAGTGGTTCTTCTTCCTGTTTACCAATACGGTCGTGGTGCCATTATCCATTGGTCATAATTTTCAAATGACACCGGATGCCATTGCAGCATCCATGCAGCACGCTTTTCTGCTCACCGGAGCTGTGTGCATTCTGCAGGCTGTGTTCGGGCATCGGTACGCGGTCATGGACGGACCGTCCGGTCTGTGGTGGGGCTTGACCCTGAGCCTGACCGTCTCGGCATCTTCTGCCGGCATGAGTCTGGAGCGAATCGGGGGCGGACTTGCTGCCGGCTTCCTGCTCGCAGGGCTGACCATGATGGTTCTTGGCCGGTTGGGTGCTGCCCATGTGCTGCAGAAGCTGTTTACACCCATGGTCAAGAGCGCAATGTTGTTTCTCATGACGATTCAGCTGACCATGAATTTCTTCAAAGGCATGATCGGGTATACCGAATTCGGTACATTCAACCTGCCGGTTGCGGCTTTATCTGTAGCTATTGCGTTTTTGGTCGCCCTGATCCAGCTGAAGGGCAGAGGCAAACTTGGCAACTACTCCATCCTCATTGGTATTGTGACAGGCTGGATTGCCTACAGTTTTGTGTTTCCGGGCCAACACGCAGGGTTGTCGGGCAATTCTGGGGGGAGTTTGTTTACGCTGTTTCCTTGGGGGGCACCGACCTGGGAGCCAGGGATTGTCGTTACTGCGTTCTTCGTCGGATTGGTCAATATGACAAATTCAATTACAACATTAAGCACGGTCGAGAAAATATATGGAACACAGACGACAGACCAACAATATAAACGCTCCTATGTACTAACCGGATTGTTCAGCATGCTATCCGCATGTGTGGGTGTGCTGCCATTTGGTTTATTTGCTTCGTCCATCGGTTTTCTGGAAAGTACACGAATTTTGCGGCGTGCTGCTTTTATTATCGGGGCAGCCATGTTATGTATTTTGGGGCTCACCCCTTCAATAACTGCTTTTTTTGCGCAAATACCGCCGAGTGTAGGCAGTGCCGTGCTGTTTGTAGCCTATTTGCAAATGTTTGGAACGGCGCTCAGGACCATTGAAGGCACCACGTTTAATTCCAAAACGATCTACCGCGTGGCTCTGCCTGTGCTAACCGGAGTTGCCGTGATGAACATCCCTGCTGAAGCCTTTCAGGCATTACCGATTTACCTTATTCCGATTATCAGCAATGGTCTCGTGATCGGAGTTATGGTCTCGCTTATTCTGGAGAAAAGTGTGAACTGGTCCAAAATGGAGAGTGCTTCTACCGCGAGCAAAACCGTTACTTCACCATGA
- a CDS encoding PilZ domain-containing protein, protein MSINLRREPFRYTLKEPITFEIYIISINGVSAPHKPIQAELIDISRSGCQLSFPLNLHVESNEIRIGMNLLLFEDPLDLEGTLRWGNEENETWHYGVQLEIPDGNQDRLSRELRMLAGQGRIMVK, encoded by the coding sequence ATGTCAATCAACCTTAGAAGAGAGCCTTTTCGTTATACATTGAAGGAACCCATCACGTTTGAAATTTACATTATCAGCATTAACGGAGTCTCTGCCCCGCATAAACCCATTCAGGCCGAATTGATCGATATCAGCCGATCCGGATGCCAACTTTCGTTTCCGCTAAACCTCCATGTCGAGTCCAATGAAATTCGGATCGGAATGAATCTGCTTCTTTTTGAAGATCCCTTAGATCTGGAAGGAACGCTGCGTTGGGGCAACGAAGAGAACGAAACCTGGCATTACGGCGTTCAGCTAGAAATACCGGATGGAAACCAAGATCGCCTATCCAGAGAACTGCGCATGCTTGCCGGACAGGGAAGAATCATGGTGAAGTAA